TTGGTGTTTTAATGGACTTTAGATTAGAACGCCGCTTTTTGCCGTTAACACTTAAATATCTCGTATTACATTACGGTTTTGGTGCACTATTCGGAACGCTCATCTATTTTTTCTTACCGATAGACGATGCGATGATTAAAACAACCTTACAGCTCATTTGGCTGTTACCTGTTGGCGTTGCAGCACTGTCTTATGCGGTTCAGTTTAAATATCGGACGTTACCAGTTATTGCGATGGCGAGTAATGTCACGATTGTGATCAGTATTGTGATTTTGTACTTGTATCAATATTGGTTCGTATAAAAAAGAGGCTTGGGAAATTCGAATCCCTGCCTCTTTCTTTATCGTCCTCATTGGTCGCATATGTCGATATATGCACGACGACTATTTATAAATTTTAAACTTTTGATATTCAGATGAAATGTGAAAGCCGAGCTCATGAAAACGTTCGACCAGTTTATGATTTTTGCTTCGGATTTTAAAATAAACACGTTCGATCTCAGGTCTCGTTAACGCACGGTGAATCGCATGCTGAATTAAGTCGAACGCAATGCCCTTTAAGCGATAGTCCGCATGGCTTGAGAAATACTTAATTTCTGCATGACGCTCTGACTCATCATAAATTAAGTATAAGTACCCTTTTAAAATGCCCTCTGCCATATACAAAACGAGTTCATGTTGATCGTCAAGTGATGACACGATCTCTTTTGCCGTCATCGCATTATGCGTAAACGTATCTTCGTGCAACCGTTGAAAATAGCGATAATACGCTTTACTATACGGAATCATATGATGTAAGTTTTGCGTTTCGCCCAAATCTTGACTCGTTTCTAGATGATAATCTGTAAATGTGTACGATGCGCCAATGGTCTTCATAAACGTTTTAATCAGTGCGTGTTGCGCTGTAAATGCAAAGTAATACGTCGATGGTGGGTGGTGTTGTGCTGTGATCGTATCGAAAAGTTGTTTGAACGTCTCTTTCGTTGGTTCATACCCCGTCTTTACAATTGGACCAATCACTTTGTAACGGTCTTCAGAATAAGAAATACAGAGTAATAGCATTTGAATTTCATCGCCTTCTTCAACGACAAATAGCCCTGTTTCATCTGCGGCTTCTTCTAAAAAAGTGAAAAGTGCTTGTTCATCATCTAATGGCAACTTATTCGTATAAGACGGGCGTTCTGACACATACGTTTGAATAAATGACGCAATAACTGGATTGGGAGTAACTTGAGATATCTTCATCATGCGCCTCCTTAATGATATACTTAGCTTAATTATAAGTTTTTTTGATATGAAATGAAAGCAACTTGTGAAGCATTCAACGGAGATTTAAAGCGTTGTTTTTTGATAAATAATTGGAATGAAATATGGAGGAATGAAACATGAGTAAAGCACTGATATTAGCAGAAAAGCCATCAGTGGGGCGTGATATTGCCAATGCTTTAAATGTAGGATCACGCAAAGAAGGTTATTTTGAAAACCAACAATATATCGTCACATGGGCACTCGGGCATTTAGTGACGAATGCAACACCAGAACAATACGATAAAAAGTATCAACAATGGGTGTTGGACGATTTACCGATTATACCGAAACAAATGAAATCCGTCGTAATTAGTAAGACACGAAAGCAATTCAATACAGTTCAACATTTAATGAAGCGCAGTGACGTCAAAGAATTGATTATTGCAACGGATGCTGGACGTGAAGGGGAGCTCGTTGCACGTTTAATCATTGAAAAAGCGCATGTGAAAAAGCCAATTAAACGTTTATGGATCAGTTCTGTTACGTCGAAAGCAATTAAAGAAGGTTTCAAAAAGTTAAAAGATGGACGTGCGTATCAACATTTATACGAAGCGGCGTTAGCGAGAAGTGAAGCGGACTGGATTGTAGGGATTAACGCCACACGAGCATTGACGACGAAATATGATGCACAATTATCACTTGGACGTGTACAAACACCAACGATTCAACTCGTAGCGATGCGTCAAGAACAAATTAAAAACTTCAAACCGCAACAGTATTACACTTTAGAAGTTGAAGTGAACGGCGTGACAATGACGTATCAACACGAGGGACGCATTTATCAGAAAGAAAAGTTAGAAGCGATTGTGAGTGCGTTGCAAAATAAGCAAGCGCAAGTGAATAACGTACATGAAAAAGAAAAAAAAGTTTATCCGCAACCGTTATTTAATTTAACTGATTTACAACAAGCGGCTTATCAAAAATATCATTTAGGTGCAAAGCAAACATTAAATACGTTGCAACAATTGTACGAACGACATAAATTAGTGACTTATCCACGTACAGATTCGAATTATTTGACGACAGATATGGTGGACACCTTGAAAGAGCGCGTACAAGCAACGATGGGGACGAATTTGATGCCGTATGCGAGAGAGATTTTAAAGCAGCCTTTAGCGAAGAAATTGTCATTTGTGAACAATCAAAAAGTTTTCGATCACCATGCGATTATTCCGACAGAAGTGCGTGCGAACGTTGCGTCATTATCGCCGAATGAGCAGAAAATTTATACGATGATTGCACAGCGCTATTTAGAAGTGTTGATGCCACCGTATCGTTATCGTGCACAACAGGTGGAAGTGAACATCGGCAAACATGTATTCACATACCAATCACAAGTTCCGGTAGAGTTAGGCTTTAAAAAGTTACAACAAGACCGTGCACAAACTGAACGGGCTGTGTCATTTAAGCAAGGCGAGACATTCGATGTAGGACGACTACACATTGTGGCGCACGAAACGACACCGCCAGCATATTTTAATGAAGGCACACTACTTAAAGCGATGGAGAGACCAGATAAGTTTTTCGACTTAAAAGATAAAAAGTCCGCACAAACGTTAAAATCGACAGGCGGGATTGGTACGGTTGCGACACGTGCAGACATTATCGATAAGTTGTTTAATATGAACGCGATCGAAAGTCATGACGGTAAAATTAAAGTCACTTCTAAAGGGAAGCAAATTTTAGACCTCGCGCCACCTGCATTAACTTCACCACGACTCACGGCTGAATGGGAAGATAAATTGATGCAAATTGAAAAAGGGCAGTACAAAGCGCACCAATTTATGCAAGAAATGAAACAGTTTACGCATGAGATTATTCATACGATTAAATCGAGTGAGCAAAAATATAAGCATGATAATTTAACGTCTGCGCAATGTCCTACGTGCGGCAAATTTATGTTAAGAGTAAACACGAAAAATGGTTCGATGCTCGTTTGCCAAGATCCATCATGTAAAACGAAGAAAGATGTGAAAACGAAAACGAATGCGCGATGTCCGCAATGTAAGAAACGTTTGACGAAATTCGGTACAGGTAAAAAAGCGACGTATCGTTGTGTCTGTGGTTATACCGAAACGCAAGAACATATGGATCAACGCTTTAAAAATAAAGGTAAAGATAAAGTATCGAAGCGAGAATTGAAGAAATATATGAAAGAAGACGAGTTGGAAAACAATCCATTTAAAGATGCATTAAAAGGACTTAACTTGTAATACACTTATAAATATCGAACGAAATATAGTTTTTAGGATATAAAGTTCGGAAAAAGTGTTGAAATTCACCCGTAATCGTATTAGACTATTGGAGTATTTCATTTAAAGGAGAAAATTAAAGTGAAAAAATATTTCCGATTTGACGAAAACCAAACGAGTTATCGTCGCGAAATTTTAGGTGGCTTAACAACGTTTCTGTCGATGGCATACATTTTGGCTGTCAATCCACAAATATTGAGTCTTGCTGGTGTTGAAGGCGTACCTGATGCACTTAAAATGGACCAAGGTGCCGTGTTCGTTGCGACAGCACTTGCTGCATTTGTCGGCTGTTTATTTATGGGCTTGATAGCGAGATATCCTATCGCACTCGCACCGGGTATGGGATTGAATGCATTTTTCGCATTTACAGTCGTATTAACAATGGGGATTCCATGGCAAACAGGCTTAACAGGGGTCTTCTTCTCAGGATTAATCTTCTCGATATTGACCGTTACAGGTTTGAGAGAAACAATCATTAACGCAATTCCATTTGAAATGAAAATGGCTGTTTCAGCGGGGATAGGTTTATTTATTACTTTTGTCGGTTTACAAGGTTCAGGGATTATTAAAAATGAAGAAGCGACACTTGTAACTTTAGGAAAAATTACAGATCCCGGTGTATTATTAGCCGTGTTCGGTATTATCATTACAGTCGTGTTATACGCCAAGAAAATTCCAGGCGCTATCTTTATTGGGATGGTCGCAACGTCAATTGTTGGTTTACTGACACAACAAATTGCACCGCCAAACGCGATTATAGGTAAAGTGCCAAGTATCGCACCGACATTTGGTGCTGCGTTTGAATCATTCCAAGATCCGTCACAACTATTTACGATTCAGTTTTTGATCGTCATTTTAACATTTTTATTCATCGACTTCTTCGATACAGCTGGGACAATTGTTGCGGTTGCATCTCAAGCAGGCATGATGAAAGACAACAAGTTACCGCGTGCAGGACGTGCGTTGTTCTCAGACTCATTAGCGACAATGGTGGGGGCAGTCTTTGGTACCACAACGACGACATCTTACATTGAATCAACTTCAGGTGTGGCAGTTGGCGCACGTACAGGTTTTGCTAGTATTGTGACAGGGATCTGTTTCTTACTCGCATTATTCTTCAATCCATTAATGGCAGTGGTTACGCCAGCAGTAACGACACCAGCACTTGTCGTTGTCGGTGTTTTAATGGCTTCGAATTTAGCGGAAATCAGCTGGAAACGTTTTGAAGTGGCAGTACCAGCATTTATCACGATTATTATGATGCCACTTTCATACTCAATTGCAACAGGGATTGCGTGTGGCTTTATTTTCTATCCGATTACAATGGTCTTAACAAAACGTCATAAAGAAGTGCATCCGATTATGTACGGTTTAATGGTAATCTTTATTTTATATTTCGCATTTGTACATGGTTAAAATCACTTTAATGAAGCTCGAGTAGTGTGTCATGCACTATTCGGGTTTTTATTTGGTTGAAGCCAATTGAGATAGATGATTCAAGCGAAAGAAGGAAGACATAGAAAATTTTAATCATCAAACCATTCATAGATTTATGATTTATTAATAAATTTAAAACGGTAGCAAAATAAGGGGATGGGATACAAAAAATTGATGCTATTGTTTTCTTGATTTCATAAACTTGCCCCTAAAATGTTTACTGTAAGATTGCCCAGAAGGCTGAGACTCCTGTGGGAATGCGTGCATATTGCTGACAGTCGTTTCTTCACTTTAATAGTGGTTGCTGTTTATCGCAGTAGCTGTCTGACTTCTCAATGCACATGCTTTTGAGAAGTCTAGTCAGCCTTGCGGGGGTAGTACGACGAAATCTTTGTTACACATGAGATTTCTGTACTGCTCCCAAAATCCACAATGAATGGGTGCGCTGGGAATCAATAAACGGTGTTCCAAAAGCAGGATTTTCGACAGAACTCCCGCGATTTCGGCAAAATTTGGAAATCAATTTTGCTCATCGCTCGGTTCTGCTCAAATCCTAAGCGCTTTTGTCACAACCTCCCTTCAGCCCCTAAGAACGCGAAGCCATGAAGGCAATCTAAAGCCACAAATCATAGGGAGGGCAAGTTTAACAAAAATATTGCATCAATAGCATCAAATTTTTTGTCCAATCTCTATGAAACAATTTAATAACGTTTATGATCACGTTCAGAATGCGTATAACGTGTATATGATGCTTTAAGATAAACTGGGGTTACAAATAAAACGATCAATAAGAAAATCATTAATACGAACATAATCCAATGCAAAATCATACCTACGAAAGGAACCACCGCAAGCGCACTCGCAATGATACCGCCAGCAGGGATGAGCAGCATAGGGCGAATCGTATTTTGGCGATCGAAAATAAAGATAAGCACCATAATTAAATAGATAAAAGCATTAAATGCGAGTGGTTGCCAACCTAATGCAAGGACATACCAACCGCCTAAAAAGGGAAAGCCAGCAATGAACTCAGAAACAAGTGCAATAATAGATAATATGACTAAAGCTGTTTTAGAATTTCTCGTCAAAATAAGCAACTCCTTAATAATTTGATCAAACGCCTAAATCGACGCTTGCTATGTGGGATACATTGTGATCATACTACACTATATAATATAGAAAGCTTTAATACAGTACCTCAACTTTTTGTCAGTAAATCATATCAAAATGAAGAAAAAAGATTTACCATTATTATAATTGTTTAAATGATAAGAAACAAAATGTAAGATTAAATTTGAAAAAATCTCTCTAAGCTATTGAACTTAAAGCGTATATCAAGTAAAATGATGGGGTATGTGAATTAGACATAAAAAACTTTGTATAAATAGTTGCAAGGTTAAAACATTTCATGTATCATGTCTAATGTTGGACTTTTAATGCGATGAAGCGAAAGGTTACTGACACACCCGGCCGCTTTGCCATGGCGTTGTGTGAGATAGTTTTCGTGGAGAAGTCTATCACTTTAATGAAGACGAATAAGGAGGGTAAATCATGGCAAAACAAAAAATCAGAATTAGATTAAAAGCTTATGATCACCGTGTTATCGATCAATCAGCAGAAAAAATTGTTGAAACTGCAAAACGTTCTGGAGCGGATGTTTCTGGTCCAATTCCATTACCAACTGAAAAAGCAGTTTACACAATCATTCGTGCGGTTCATAAGTACAAAGATTCTCGTGAGCAATTCGAACAACGTACACATAAACGTTTAATCGACATTGTAAATCCTACGCCAAAAACAGTTGACGCACTTATGGGCTTAAACTTACCATCAGGTGTAGACATCGAAATTAAATTA
Above is a genomic segment from Staphylococcus delphini containing:
- a CDS encoding GNAT family N-acetyltransferase, which produces MMKISQVTPNPVIASFIQTYVSERPSYTNKLPLDDEQALFTFLEEAADETGLFVVEEGDEIQMLLLCISYSEDRYKVIGPIVKTGYEPTKETFKQLFDTITAQHHPPSTYYFAFTAQHALIKTFMKTIGASYTFTDYHLETSQDLGETQNLHHMIPYSKAYYRYFQRLHEDTFTHNAMTAKEIVSSLDDQHELVLYMAEGILKGYLYLIYDESERHAEIKYFSSHADYRLKGIAFDLIQHAIHRALTRPEIERVYFKIRSKNHKLVERFHELGFHISSEYQKFKIYK
- a CDS encoding NCS2 family permease; the protein is MKKYFRFDENQTSYRREILGGLTTFLSMAYILAVNPQILSLAGVEGVPDALKMDQGAVFVATALAAFVGCLFMGLIARYPIALAPGMGLNAFFAFTVVLTMGIPWQTGLTGVFFSGLIFSILTVTGLRETIINAIPFEMKMAVSAGIGLFITFVGLQGSGIIKNEEATLVTLGKITDPGVLLAVFGIIITVVLYAKKIPGAIFIGMVATSIVGLLTQQIAPPNAIIGKVPSIAPTFGAAFESFQDPSQLFTIQFLIVILTFLFIDFFDTAGTIVAVASQAGMMKDNKLPRAGRALFSDSLATMVGAVFGTTTTTSYIESTSGVAVGARTGFASIVTGICFLLALFFNPLMAVVTPAVTTPALVVVGVLMASNLAEISWKRFEVAVPAFITIIMMPLSYSIATGIACGFIFYPITMVLTKRHKEVHPIMYGLMVIFILYFAFVHG
- a CDS encoding DNA topoisomerase III gives rise to the protein MSKALILAEKPSVGRDIANALNVGSRKEGYFENQQYIVTWALGHLVTNATPEQYDKKYQQWVLDDLPIIPKQMKSVVISKTRKQFNTVQHLMKRSDVKELIIATDAGREGELVARLIIEKAHVKKPIKRLWISSVTSKAIKEGFKKLKDGRAYQHLYEAALARSEADWIVGINATRALTTKYDAQLSLGRVQTPTIQLVAMRQEQIKNFKPQQYYTLEVEVNGVTMTYQHEGRIYQKEKLEAIVSALQNKQAQVNNVHEKEKKVYPQPLFNLTDLQQAAYQKYHLGAKQTLNTLQQLYERHKLVTYPRTDSNYLTTDMVDTLKERVQATMGTNLMPYAREILKQPLAKKLSFVNNQKVFDHHAIIPTEVRANVASLSPNEQKIYTMIAQRYLEVLMPPYRYRAQQVEVNIGKHVFTYQSQVPVELGFKKLQQDRAQTERAVSFKQGETFDVGRLHIVAHETTPPAYFNEGTLLKAMERPDKFFDLKDKKSAQTLKSTGGIGTVATRADIIDKLFNMNAIESHDGKIKVTSKGKQILDLAPPALTSPRLTAEWEDKLMQIEKGQYKAHQFMQEMKQFTHEIIHTIKSSEQKYKHDNLTSAQCPTCGKFMLRVNTKNGSMLVCQDPSCKTKKDVKTKTNARCPQCKKRLTKFGTGKKATYRCVCGYTETQEHMDQRFKNKGKDKVSKRELKKYMKEDELENNPFKDALKGLNL
- the rpsJ gene encoding 30S ribosomal protein S10 — encoded protein: MAKQKIRIRLKAYDHRVIDQSAEKIVETAKRSGADVSGPIPLPTEKAVYTIIRAVHKYKDSREQFEQRTHKRLIDIVNPTPKTVDALMGLNLPSGVDIEIKL